The DNA window TCCAATTGAGATATACTTGAAAAGTTTAATGATGAATTGGAATGAATTCACTATTATGTCATGTCAACATGTTAAATTAATGGTTCAatgttaaaaaattcataatttgacTCAATAAAATGTTGAGAgtcaaaactaaaaagaaatGAAAACGGGTCAACTTGTCAAATTTTATAAACACtaagaaccttttttttttatcattatgcCTAATTTTAAAGGTTTTATATACAATACAATTAAATTACTATTtgaatttacattttaaaaacaaCGTTCATttcaatatgtataatttacattACAGTACATGATAAAAACAACTAATTATATTTTGCTAATTCCCTAAATTCGTCAAAGCCTATAATTGCTAAAGTGTCCGCTTCCATTCCAACTTGATGACTTTTGTTGGTCCCTCACTTGCATGATCCTTTGAGCAGACTTTCATGCTTCATTTGGTCTAGGAGACAAACATAAAACACCATCATTATTTTTGTTGCATTGAGATCATCTATATTAACTTACCTCAAATTGAGAAATTTTTGTTGATATCATATAAATACAATCATTGAAAATCTTACTCATATcgaccaaaaatcatatttttatatctctAAACAATAACATTAGAcaataacaaaaatgaaattatagaattttgaaaaaaaatattggaTATGAAAATGTCTCTCACATGGAAAAGATTTTCCAAATAATTAAAAGAGcgtactttatttttatatttgaacaAGTGTTAAAAATAAACGTCTAAACTTAAATactttgtaaaaaatataaattgaagagTTGGAATAATATTGTTTATACTTCAAGCCATGAAATTTAAATGGTACTTTTGTTAGAAGGAATTAAACCTACTATTAAGGACTTATATTTAATcttccaaatatataaaaaacaattttaactgattaaattgaacacataaattgatctcaataaaaataaaatgttttttaacTCTGCCGAAATTATGATCTAATCCTCATTAAAGGATTTTCACCTTATTATTacaacctaaaaataaaatatagatgtaagtgaatatatataatgagaataaagttttaataaataaaaaaaataaaccaatcaaaatgtacacatttcaattatgtaaAAAGGAAAgaattaagtgaataaaattttaaatggtattttttaaaaaaattattatataataaaatgatcaTATCTCGTATGCAAATAAGTCTAGAATGATtactttaaatgaaataaaagatgtAAACAAGGTAGACGAGTAAAAAAAAGTAGGACAAGGTTGGTTAAGTAATTTACCATAGTTAATGCGTCTACCCGGATTCgccaattataaaaaattgaaaaaaaaagttgcaTCCGTTTTGGTTGCGGCCCTTCTTCCTCCGCTTCATCGTAGATATTAGGTTTCTATTTTATGTGAGAAGTGCTACCTACTGATCCATGGTTGTGAGCAGAGTGTTGTGGATGTGTTCAAAATTTGGAGAAGATTGAGTGGTACGGCACTGCAACTCTTTTATCTCTTCCAAATCTTTCTCATACACTATTCTAAAGCCACACTTCTTCACTTTACCACTGCATCCCATGAAAGACACCTCAAGCTCATCGCATTTTTTATCTAAGCAATGTGTTGTCCATAAATTAGTGGTTTCACAGTCGTCATATTTATCCTCCAAGGAAGGATATATTGTATCACGCGACCAATAACGAAGTAAAAGGTGATCTTTCATTATTGGTTCACACAGCCCCCAGCCTCTCCAATCAATCCGTCGATAATTTCTACCCCGAAAGATAGATCCATTACAGCTGGCTTGTTCAGAATTTCTACAATAGATATATGCTCCACAACCGATATATTCGTCATCCCTTGAAGCATCATTACTGACAAAAATGCAGCAGCAAGCAACTCCAATCCATTGACTATCTTTCTGAAGGTTGATAGGCAGGGGTATGTTAATTGAAAAGGCACTTGTTTGTTGGCTAAACCATTCTGGGATTTCACTTCCGGgcataataatatcaaacttTTTTCTTGAATTTGCGAATGCctgcaaaataaaacacaagtcgTTTGGTAACTAAAACCATAAATTCTCAAGTATGAGATTTTGTAAGGGAGAAAATGGAGATTAATCGACCTTAAGCTGTTTTTTCAGCACTATTAATGCATTCATATTCTCGGCCAATTTGAAGCAGTTAATGGCTCTAAAGGCACCCGAACCTATTAAATTGCATACTTCACGTAGTGTTAATGCATTGATATTCTCAGCCAATTTGAAGCAGTTAATGGCTCTAAAGGCAGCCGAATCCACTAAATTGCATACTTCAAGTGCAGAACAACCATCTAGACACACGTGTCCTAACCTTGTCGGTATCTCAGGCAACGATTTAAGCATCTTGCAGTATGACAGTCCAAGAAACTGAAGCTCGGATAGTCGAGTAAGAGATGAAGGTATGCTGATGAAATTGTTACCACTAAGACCAAGATGTACCAAAGAGGATAGACCAGAAATATAACCAAGAATATCTGATTCACCAAGAGTGCACATGTTGCAATTTGACAAGTCAAGAAACCCAAGCTTCGAGAGTCCAGTAAGAGATGCAGGTATGCTGATGAAATTGTTACCACGAAGATCAAGATGTTTCAAAGAGGACAGACCAGAAATATCACGTGGAATATCTCCTTCACAAAGATTGCAGTCCCTTAGACTTAGCCGTCTTAATGAACTCAAACCTGACAACAAAGGCAACATTGGAGCCATGGGAGTTGTCCTTCTTTCTTGGATTACCTTGAAAAGAGAAGACAAATTTGGTCGCAACTTTGCTTGCTGCAAATTCTCCGAGAAATTTTCAACTCTATAACAACCAGAAAGCTCTAGAGTTTTTATACGTTCCATTTTCCCATCAATCTCCGGAAACCTTACAAGACTTGAGCAACCcgaaaaaattaaagtttcaagagATTCCATTCTAATTTTCCCGGAAGACTCCTAAGACTTTTGCAATCTCTTAAATTCAAATGTTTAAGGCTCTTAAGCACTCCTATTGATGGATGAACATCCACTAATTTGGTACAGCCttccaaaattaaaacttcaagatTTGATGCTGTTGTGAAGTTTGGTGTCTTGATCAGGTCTTGGGAACCTTTGAGGTTCATTATTTTCAACTTATACAAGGGCTGTTGAAGACAATAATAAAttagagagaaaagagaaagcaTAATAATTCTcgtttttgtttttgtatttttacCTTAATCAgagtttaataattatattagagCTAAAACACAAGGATAAGATGAGTTAATTCTTACTCTATTTCCCTTCCATAGTTGTTTAATGTGACTATATGGTAAAAGAAGTGCAACAAGGTTGTTTGGTTGGAAGCTTGAAGGCAAGCATCTTAAAAGATATCCTGTCCATTCTAAAAGCCGTAGTTtattagaaagatatttgagaTCATCACAATTTGATAGGCAAAGCACTTTGAGCATTCTCAAGTTTTTCATCTTTGAGAAGGTATCAGCACTCAAATTGAACATCTTGCTCGATTCCCTAATAACCAT is part of the Gossypium hirsutum isolate 1008001.06 chromosome D11, Gossypium_hirsutum_v2.1, whole genome shotgun sequence genome and encodes:
- the LOC121223472 gene encoding disease resistance-like protein DSC1, producing MESLETLIFSGCSSLVRFPEIDGKMERIKTLELSGCYRVENFSENLQQAKLRPNLSSLFKVIQERRTTPMAPMLPLLSGLSSLRRLSLRDCNLCEGDIPRDISGLSSLKHLDLRGNNFISIPASLTGLSKLGFLDLSNCNMCTLGESDILGYISGLSSLVHLGLSGNNFISIPSSLTRLSELQFLGLSYCKMLKSLPEIPTRLGHVCLDGCSALEVCNLVDSAAFRAINCFKLAENINALTLREVCNLIGSGAFRAINCFKLAENMNALIVLKKQLKAFANSRKKFDIIMPGSEIPEWFSQQTSAFSINIPLPINLQKDSQWIGVACCCIFVSNDASRDDEYIGCGAYIYCRNSEQASCNGSIFRGRNYRRIDWRGWGLCEPIMKDHLLLRYWSRDTIYPSLEDKYDDCETTNLWTTHCLDKKCDELEVSFMGCSGKVKKCGFRIVYEKDLEEIKELQCRTTQSSPNFEHIHNTLLTTMDQ